GGCATAATGGGCAAGGGCAGATTGCGCAATGTTGGGCACTAGCTGTTCTTGATGGTGATAGTGCTTAGTTCTGTAGGTCAAAAACAGTAACAACTTCCCAATAATCAAAGTTCTATAACTAGAGCCTCGGCTAGAGATCAGCAATCCTCCTTGTGCAAGATCATAAGATCTTAGCTCATTCATCACCCTAACATCAAATACGGGCCGTCAATCTTGTAGATCGACGGCCAACAATGGTGGGTTTACCAACATCTGTTCTCAAGGCACCATTCACCATTTGATGCAATTGTTAAATAGAAAGCACCCACTTTGAGAAAGTCGCCATGTTTAAAAAACCAAAGTGGTACCTCTTTATTCCCCACTATTGTCTTATAATGGGCAGCTGGTGCCATGTCCTTGTCCTCAACATTAATTCCAAGCATTAGTCATCCATAAAAGTCATTTTGCATCAGATAAACAATGGGAACAAGTGTCCCAATGTGCTCTCATCAACCTTATATTCCTTGGTTCACTATTATGTGCACTAGCATTGCATAATATTTTAGGGAACAACAGTGCTCTTTTCATCAAAAGACTACTTATGTGCTCTTTCCCTTTGGCAACTTGTGTTGAAAGGGACACTGCAACCTGTAGAAAGGACCCAAAGGGCTAAATAATATGTGGCCTATGCCATAGACTTAATAATAATGCAAGAGTACACGACACCAACATGATTTTTAGGGAAGAGGATGACATAATGCTCTGTTTaggatgatgaagaagatgcaCACATTAGGTTCATttattcaaattgaattcaaagtTTTGAGAAGGCAAGATACGAAATGATACGTGAGATATTTTGACTGAATTTGGCATTCAATTACTTAAATAGACCGTCTTCGGGCTTCTAGCTGTATATTAAATGAGTCAAATTAATGCGTGAGATATGTGAATTCCTATGTATAAAACGAGTTTGGAGTACACTTTTCTTGACAAAATCTTTAGAGATTTTCCATAGTAATTTCAAattatttgtaaaattttaagattgttattaaatattttaaatatttagtatgaatttttaaataaatatttaacaaaTCGCCCAATAGTGGCTATATGAGTCCATAATGCTGGAAATGTCATTCACATTGATACTGACTACACTGATTTGCCGTGCAATTCATAAAGTTTTGGATGGTAAATGTCTATGTCAATTGATCCCAACGTGCGGAGACCGGATGGCATGTTCAGGATAATTCAACAATATTTACTTATAACTGGGAAAATAAATGAAACGGAAAAACAGTTAATTAAACAAATCACGACAAATTAATATATCTCTTAGGATCAAATATTGCTGAAAATACAACCATGGCTACAGGATCTCCAGTCACTTTAAACTTGAGATGAATTTCTCCAAAATCTAAAATCGATGGACTTTGATATCAGTAAACAGTAATCCTGCGGTTTAACTTAGTACCAATTAAATTTTTACCTTTTATCATCGAATTCGACCGTTTTTCATTGTATTTAGATTATTTAAACTCGAATTGCTCATCCCCGCTTCCAATGTCTACCATGATATTGGACAATGAATGTTCATCGTTGTTGCCAATGGTGTTTTtccaatataaatatatatatttatttatttatttccgGGAGAAAAGAGAATGTTCTTCACAGTTGAATTTAGGTTCATCAACAGCCAATCCCagacttaaaaaataaataaaataagaagaatggCGTAATGCCATCCTCAGAGTTATTCCTGTTTCGTGGTCAAATGACAAGATTTATAGCTACcgtcatcatttttattattgttatttttctaTGGGTAGTACCGCTAGTAATAATAATTTAGATGACGTTCATATTTAGTATATCAATATTTCTCAACGGATTTATTGGCACATAGATGAATCCCATAACTCCAGTTCTCGGCTTGAGGGTTGACAATCTCCAGGAAGTGGAGTGCAAGGAAGCtcttgtttgatggtttggtaGATTCAGAGGGagtgaagcaaaagaaaagaaaagaaaaaaaactccaTCATGaatcacacacatatatattgtttcaacgcaaaacaaaaaaatattttatattaaagtGTGCTtctcgaaaagaaaaaaaattctggaaaaagtttaattttgatttatttatcaagaaagagaaggaatCTGTTTTTCGGGATATTAATTTGTTGACATATTTGAAAAACTGATAACGTGCGAGTCTAGTCATCAAAAGCAAAGCACGCTCGGCCTTGCCTTTTAATAGAAAACGAACGCAGAGGGAAAATGGAAGCCCATCTTCGCGTTTTCAACTTCAATGAAGTCGTTAtcacaaattatttttaaagGGAAGAAGGTGGTGAGCCTAACATGTAGGGAGATTTCGATCGGGGATGAGATCGGATCGAAAATTGAAGCATTTATATGAGAAAGCAACCGCGGTTTCTGTCTCTGATTTTTTAAAGGCGAGTGTTATTCTGTTGCCGCTTCGAAGTGATCGAGTAACAACCGATGACGGGATCCATGGCTCTCAGGGGAGTGATCACCTTGATTTTCTTCGTTCTCGTCTCCTCATCGTTCCTTCTTCCTTATGCAGGTGAGTTTCTGAAGCTTGTTTATTGCATTCACATATTCATTTCCAGAAAGATTCTCAACGCTAGAATACAACACAGATGACAGAATCAAGTTGGCATCATGTAAGATGCGACCAAGTTCCTGAAATTCAAAGATTTTTTGATAAGTCCTGCAgaatttttgaacttttctgTTGGAAGCTTGATcgaagtttttgaaaattttgtgtttctACGTGATGCCGGTTCCATATCTAGTTAATACCAAACGATGGCCATCCTCGTTTGCGTGCTACGAACAAAAATTCGTGGGGCTTCCGATTAATTTTACAGGAATGTGCTATTTCTGCAGATAAATTTCGTATTCGGCAATTGAGTTTAAGATGGGTCTCCATGCTTTCTGCTAATCGTAGTTCTTGATTCTGTTGCTGCATGTTTAAGTTCTTGATTTCCAACTCAAACTGTTACTGCACGTTCCTCCTGAATTTCTGCGTAGCTGTTTCCTGCCTATGTATGCTGTTACTGTTCCACCATGAGCTCCAcagaaaatattgaaatatttaCGTTTCATCTTATATACATGAGATCTTCTGTAGCCTGAAGCTTGTTACggtataaaaatataaagattAAAGAGTGACAATTTCCATTGTTCTCTTGCAGGTGGACGTCCAATATTCATAACTGAGCTGGCCGCAGAGATTACAGAAGTGGAGGAGGTATCTATCTCTTGAGAATATTCATAGGCACATATTCTCATCTACGTTAAAGATAGATAGATGAGGATTGTCTGCTTTCTCTTCAAAAATTAAACTGCCCGAATTGTTTCACTGCAACTTCGAtctagagggagagagacagagagattgAAGAAATATTTGCtgtttggttgatgatttttctacATATGAAATTGAATTATAACTACACAAAACTGATGAATCTCTTCGGTTTTCgcttcaatttttcaaatttacttTGCCTTCCCATGCCAATGCTCCTGCTGAACTAACAAGAAGTACTTAAACTTGTGTCAGGAAGCATTATCTGCGGGATCCCAACATGATGGAAGCGACGGGATCCACCAAAGAATGCTGAGAGTAAAAACAAACGACTATGGCAGTTATGATCCTTCACCAACGTTTGTGAGGCCTCCCTTCAAGCTCATACCAAACTGATAATGGAGGTCGTAGCTAGACTCCGGCCATGATCATCAAAGTTGGTAGAAATATTATGCAGGTGCTTGagcacatatatacatatataaagatatatataagcatacatatatatatcagctTATGTGGATAGTCGAGGGCTTATGTGGACATAGTTTGCTATTGAATAAATGTATCTTCCACCCTATGAATGTTACATAAATCCAGCGAAAGAAGCATGTACAAGGACATACATCCtgcatatacatgcatatgttATGTtagagaaagaaatagagagagagaaagctggGCAGCCGCATGCGAAGCAAGCACAAGCTCTGTTTGAAGTAGCCTGGACCTGCTTTAACGGGCATATAAAAGCAAAAGGTAGGCATGCGAAGAATCTATGTAATTTCCCACCTgttaaagagcatcttcatccGCTTTCTGGACatcacattctctctctctctctctctccacacacacacacatatatatatatattcaagcaGAGAAGAAAAGAGGTAACTATCTTCTAGACTTCATGAGGATTATATGGGCTGCCAAGCAGCCAATGTTAAGGTGATCAGATGGTGGAAATGaagttgtaaatataaaagtaaaacaatttttttaggagtatgaaatacccaaaaaatgaggaaagatagacaaagaaatagaaaaaaaatgactttcCTTCAATGAAATCTCATATCTCATTAGAGAAGAATCATAAGACTCTTGAAATTAATAGTTTGACTTCTCTCTTTTTGCACTTTAATCTCTGCCATCTAATTTCTTTAAAATCAACAACCCAGATAATAATCCCTATCAatatctgatatatatatatatatatatatagatagagagagagagagagagaagaagaagaagaaattggttGGTACCTGACTCTTAGGTGCAAAACTTATAAAATATAATCTTGGTTGTTGATCtttaaaagatgaaaagttaagagaaaattaaagagagaaaa
This window of the Nymphaea colorata isolate Beijing-Zhang1983 chromosome 2, ASM883128v2, whole genome shotgun sequence genome carries:
- the LOC116248397 gene encoding protein CASPARIAN STRIP INTEGRITY FACTOR 1-like, which gives rise to MTGSMALRGVITLIFFVLVSSSFLLPYAGGRPIFITELAAEITEVEEEALSAGSQHDGSDGIHQRMLRVKTNDYGSYDPSPTFVRPPFKLIPN